The Daucus carota subsp. sativus chromosome 2, DH1 v3.0, whole genome shotgun sequence genome includes a window with the following:
- the LOC108209091 gene encoding uncharacterized protein LOC108209091, which produces MTISTRSSSKQVETSDQGTRRMNQQQFHGFLEGYDQKFEKMQEQIGLLMQQLTGAMSIQGDEDENVVVIEEEMDEEADLTLQSKGMFRDPDHAAKLRQKQMKAKPSRKNDDLNNGGVEVNHEGTVDSHSLKHLKLTFPSLKEGGDAVEWLRDCEEYFTIFEVSDYRRSAIAAMHMSGTPRYWYKSFMVGRDKVTWQQFTQAFLARFGELETELVFDKFKKLQQTTTVEDYFDEFEKSRGQLLSKIPSLTPEYFLENFIGGLQAEVRGMIRLLEPSTLEQAFNQANQVKKGNTYKGNFSSQVVTRQVPESTNVNTNKSTLAVPVKGTEVVSAKPRPLTYSQREERRKKGLCFYCDEKFVKGHECKKPQNFLMIAEVKEVEVYEEAPVFDEDPNEDQCDWQEQKVVLAALGIQEVQKGGPMHFSCNWCERNYQVLIDGGSSLNLISLDFCKELGLQVQAHKPVVMILPNGAEFTSTAVCPTFKLKWQEVEMEIQAFVAELKDWHLILGIEWLYQLGNIKCNYQDSTMHFSWKGKEVMISPKDHFEIVAYCHQLSEVVPKWMSQIENSYEGDSEIQEIVAAITVDKGGPQEYYFRQGLLMFRGKWVLGSKGDLRQQVFEELHCHSQGGHSGVRATIKKVMEYFYWPSIRQNIGQWVRECAICQQNKGENVKYPGLLQPLRIPQEPWRDIAMDFITGLPKSKGNEVIWVVVDRFSRYSHFIALAHPVSAKSLALIFFEQIYKLHGLPETIVSDRDSLFLSEFWQNLFKLSGTRLNFSTAYHPQSDGSTERVNQCLEQYLRNMTSEVPKNWSAWLAAAEWWYNTTFHTTLNSTPFQVVYGMKPRHLAWQERSHTNISSLEELLETKQQQWCRLKELLESAQAKMKAYSDAKRSAREFKKGDLVYLKLQPYRQVTVAIRKNLKLAAKFYGPYEVIEKIGSVAYRLALPERSRVHPVFHVSQLKKAIGQAKVQKQLPQVNEQGSFDLVPLRQLETRSILRDHKMVYQRLVQWKGCSVDEATWEDEDLLKCNFPEFCGHEDMG; this is translated from the coding sequence ATGACTATTAGCACTAGAAGTAGTAGCAAACAAGTTGAGACTTCTGATCAAGGCACAAGGAGAATGAATCAACAACAATTTCATGGATTTCTGGAAGGATATGACCAGAAGTTTGAAAAAATGCAAGAACAGATTGGATTATTGATGCAGCAACTGACTGGAGCTATGAGTATTCAAGGAGATGAGGATGAAAATGTTGTGGTAATTGAAGAAGAAATGGATGAGGAAGCTGATCTAACCTTGCAGTCAAAAGGAATGTTTAGAGATCCTGATCATGCTGCTAAGCTGAGGCAGAAACAGATGAAGGCAAAGCCTTCAAGGAAGAATGATGACTTAAATAATGGAGGAGTGGAAGTCAATCATGAAGGGACAGTTGATTCTCATAGTTTGAAGCATCTAAAGTTGACATTTCCATCTCTCAAAGAGGGAGGAGATGCTGTAGAGTGGTTAAGGGATTGTGAggaatattttactatttttgaagTCAGTGACTACAGAAGATCAGCCATTGCAGCAATGCACATGAGTGGAACTCCAAGGTACTGGTACAAGTCCTTTATGGTGGGAAGAGACAAAGTCACTTGGCAGCAGTTTACACAGGCCTTCCTTGCCAGATTTGGAGAGCTAGAGACAGAGTTGGTGTTTGACAAGTTTAAGAAATTGCAACAGACCACTACTGTGGAGGATTACTTTGATGAGTTTGAGAAAAGCAGAGGACAGTTGCTAAGCAAAATACCTAGCTTAACTCCAGAATATTTCCTGGAAAATTTTATTGGAGGACTTCAGGCTGAGGTGAGAGGGATGATAAGACTGTTGGAGCCCTCAACATTGGAGCAGGCTTTTAATCAGGCCAACCAAGTTAAGAAAGGAAACACTTACAAGGGCAACTTCAGCTCCCAAGTAGTAACTAGACAGGTTCCTGAATCAACTAATGTTAACACCAACAAGTCTACATTAGCTGTCCCAGTTAAAGGAACAGAGGTTGTGAGTGCCAAACCCAGGCCTCTGACTTATAGTCAAAGAGAGGAAAGGAGAAAAAAAGGCTTGTGTTTCTACTGTGATGAGAAATTTGTGAAGGGACATGAATGCAAAAAACCACAAAATTTCTTAATGATTGCAGAAGTTAAAGAGGTAGAAGTTTATGAAGAAGCACCTGTTTTTGATGAAGATCCTAATGAAGATCAGTGTGATTGGCAAGAGCAGAAGGTAGTGCTAGCTGCTCTGGGCATTCAAGAGGTGCAAAAAGGAGGACCAATGCATTTCTCATGTAATTGGTGTGAAAGGAATTATCAGGTTCTAATAGATGGGGGAAGTTCTTTGAATCTGATTTCTTTAGATTTTTGTAAAGAATTGGGCTTACAGGTCCAGGCACATAAGCCTGTAGTCATGATTTTGCCAAATGGGGCAGAATTCACTAGTACAGCTGTGTGTCCTACATTTAAGCTGAAATGGCAGGAGGTTGAGATGGAGATTCAGGCTTTTGTAGCTGAATTGAAGGATTGGCACCTTATTCTGGGAATTGAATGGCTTTACCAGTTGGGGAATATCAAGTGCAATTATCAGGACAGCACTATGCATTTCAGCTGGAAAGGAAAAGAAGTAATGATCTCTCCAAAAGATCACTTTGAGATAGTGGCCTACTGTCACCAGCTATCTGAGGTGGTACCTAAGTGGATGAGTCAGATTGAGAATAGCTATGAAGGGGACAGTGAAATTCAAGAAATTGTGGCTGCAATTACTGTGGATAAAGGAGGTCCCCAAGAATATTATTTCAGACAAGGATTGTTGATGTTCAGGGGCAAATGGGTATTGGGAAGTAAAGGAGACCTAAGACAACAAGTTTTTGAGGAATTGCATTGTCACAGTCAAGGGGGACATTCTGGTGTGAGGGCTACTATTAAGAAGGTGATGGAATACTTCTATTGGCCCTCAATCAGACAGAACATAGGGCAGTGGGTTAGGGAATGTGCTATCTGCCAGCAGAATAAAGGGGAGAATGTTAAGTACCCTGGCCTGTTGCAACCACTGAGGATTCCACAGGAGCCCTGGAGAGACATTGCTATGGACTTTATCACTGGCTTACCTAAGTCCAAAGGGAATGAAGTAATTTGGGTGGTAGTGGACAGGTTTAGCAGGTACAGTCACTTCATTGCTCTAGCTCATCCTGTTTCTGCTAAAAGCTTAGCTTTGATATTCTTTGAGCAAATCTACAAACTTCATGGGCTGCCTGAAACTATTGTAAGTGATAGAGACAGTTTGTTTCTTAGTGAGTTTTGGCAAAACTTGTTCAAACTATCTGGAACCAGGCTGAACTTCAGTACAGCCTATCATCCTCAATCTGATGGGAGTACAGAAAGGGTGAACCAATGCCTGGAGCAATACCTGAGGAATATGACAAGTGAGGTGCCCAAGAATTGGTCAGCTTGGCTTGCTGCAGCAGAATGGTGGTACAATACCACATTCCATACTACTTTGAACTCAACTCCTTTCCAAGTTGTATATGGAATGAAGCCTAGACACCTAGCTTGGCAAGAAAGGTCACATACCAACATAAGTAGTTTAGAGGAATTGTTGGAGACTAAGCAGCAACAATGGTGTAGATTGAAGGAATTGTTGGAGAGTGCTCAAGCTAAAATGAAAGCTTATTCTGATGCAAAGAGATCTGCTAGGGAATTTAAAAAGGGGGATCTGGTGTATTTGAAACTACAGCCCTATAGACAAGTAACTGTGGCAATCAGGAAGAATCTGAAATTAGCTGCTAAATTCTATGGTCCATATGAGGTGATTGAGAAAATTGGCTCTGTGGCTTATAGGTTGGCTCTTCCAGAAAGATCTAGAGTTCATCCTGTCTTTCATGTTTCTCAACTGAAAAAAGCTATTGGTCAAGCTAAAGTTCAGAAGCAGCTGCCACAAGTCAATGAGCAGGGGTCATTTGATTTGGTACCTCTAAGGCAACTGGAGACTAGGAGCATTTTAAGAGACCATAAGATGGTATACCAAAGGCTGGTGCAGTGGAAAGGCTGTAGTGTGGATGAAGCCACCTGGGAAGATGAAGATTTACTGAAGTGTAACTTTCCTGAATTTTGTGGCCATGAGGACATGGGCTGA